The Bacillota bacterium nucleotide sequence TGGATACGTCGGCGCTGGGAGACCCGCCGGTTCTCACGGGGCGCGAACCGCCGGTCCTTGCGGACCTTGCGGCCGCGGTCCGCGAACGGATCGCCCGGCCCATTGGCAGCGCCACGCTTTTGGAGGAGATCAGGCGGCGAAATGCCAGGCGAGTTGTGGTGATCGTCAACGACGTCACCAGGCCCACACCTTACGACAGTATCCTCCCACCTCTGCTTGCGGAGATCGAGGCCGCAGGGGTGAGGAAGCCTGATGTCACATTCGTGGTGGCAACGGGTATACACCGTGGCATGACCGAAGAGGAAATGAAGGCCATACTGGGGTCCAATGTCATGGCGGCCCACCCTGTCATGAACCATGACTGCGACGACACGGCGAACCTGGTCCACCTAGGCAGGCTCAGCCACGGAAGCGAACTCTACGTGAACCGCGTCGTTCTGGAGACTGACATGGTCATCACCACGGGTGTCATCGCTCCCCACTATTTCGCCGGGTTCTCTGGGGGCAGGAAGTCGATCCTGCCAGGAGTGGCGGGGAGGGAGACCATAAGCCACAATCACTCTCTGATGACGTCGGACTTCGCCGAAGTCTGTAACATCGAGGAGAATCCCGTGCACCAGGAGATGGTTGAGGCCGCCCGCAAGGTGGACGTCGGGTTCATGGTGAATGTCGTTGTGGACGCCCACGGGGATGCCGTGGGGGTCGTGGCGGGGGACATCGAGCAGGCCTGGCTCGAAGGCGTGCGGATGGGGCGTGAGATCTCAGTCACCCATATCGACCGCCTGTATGATGTCGCCATCGCAAGCCCGGGCGGGTACCCGAAGGACATCAACGTCTACCAGGCCCAGAAAGGCCTGGACAACGCGGCGCGCGCTGTGAGGTCTGGGGGCACTGTGATACTGGTTGCGGAGTGCCCCGAGGGTTACGGCGAGCCAACGTTCGAGGAATGGATGGAAGAGGCGCATTCCCCGGGAGACATCTTCGCAAGATTCGCTGCCGGATTCGAACTGGGAGGGCACAAGGCCTACTCTCTCGCCAGGGTAATGCGTGACCGGGAAGTGGTCCTGGTGTCTGGTCTTGGGGAGGCCTTCACCCGGAAGCTATTCATGACCCCGGCTCCGAGTCTGGACGCGGCGATAGACTACGTCCGGGCCAAGCACGGGCCGGGGTTCACTTCAGTGATACTGCCCCACGCGGGCATCGTCGTCCCCACATTGAAGTCCTGAGCATGATGATAGGAGGGCGCACATGGACA carries:
- the larA gene encoding nickel-dependent lactate racemase, yielding DTSALGDPPVLTGREPPVLADLAAAVRERIARPIGSATLLEEIRRRNARRVVVIVNDVTRPTPYDSILPPLLAEIEAAGVRKPDVTFVVATGIHRGMTEEEMKAILGSNVMAAHPVMNHDCDDTANLVHLGRLSHGSELYVNRVVLETDMVITTGVIAPHYFAGFSGGRKSILPGVAGRETISHNHSLMTSDFAEVCNIEENPVHQEMVEAARKVDVGFMVNVVVDAHGDAVGVVAGDIEQAWLEGVRMGREISVTHIDRLYDVAIASPGGYPKDINVYQAQKGLDNAARAVRSGGTVILVAECPEGYGEPTFEEWMEEAHSPGDIFARFAAGFELGGHKAYSLARVMRDREVVLVSGLGEAFTRKLFMTPAPSLDAAIDYVRAKHGPGFTSVILPHAGIVVPTLKS